From one Plasmodium yoelii strain 17X genome assembly, chromosome: 12 genomic stretch:
- a CDS encoding rho GTPase-activating protein, putative, producing MFDSDTEVPEEILLEYEKLLKKSQSENFDELYNTDLLKTIGKDGYGSHIVLLIPCFIISSGADPEKTLRYVIMTLDPIVKNNYVLVLCETHTNWLSNMVYGYAKQWYDTLPRTYKKNLKKLYLVHSGFFSKSLLTILTPFVSTKFWKKVEYVEKLEDLFLKLNINPTENLKHFPYIVQRNEEVLLGEGIPISPFSADLEILCQRFGKSYNGFKHIPSILVDFLTYLCKPETITTKDLFYLQTDANTIYNIIGDIEYGEPTTDFSNIPSLVCSFRLFLDTQKHGLLGKDAFTRLYHLKTVSASNKTIKENIKKLYNKLKPGTRDCILCILQFFQTVSKYSNENNMTIETLGKIFAPTFFKPKKTHFLFVECIPMANKCMQLLIENPEFLIAKDTNVSDSDSDSSESTDHDTNSHADKSENSETNESSDEDEDEEKSKSIESNKTLGSGYSNSAENLNKKKMNEIDGKTQPEAEAEESEDEDESEESEGGSKESEDESEDESEESEEEAEKGQVKEQESIASEGKKVVFKRESETIE from the exons atgtttgaTTCCGATACTGAAGTTCCTGAGGAAATTTTGCTGGAATACGAAAAACTGCTGAAGAAATCACAATCTGAAAATTTTGATga GCTGTATAATACAGACTTACTAAAAACAATAGGGAAAGATGGATATGGCTctcatattgttttattgatTCCTTGTTTTATAATATCATCTGGAGCGGATCCTGAGAAAACATT GAGATATGTAATCATGACTTTAGATCCTATTgtcaaaaataattatgtgCTTGTGTTATGTGAAACGCACACAAATTGGCTTAGCAATATGGTATATGGATATGCCAAGCAAT ggTATGATACTTTACCAagaacatataaaaaaaacctGAAAAAATTGTACCTAGTGCATAGTggttttttttccaaatctTTGCTAACTATATTAACCCCATTTGTTTCAACAAAATTTTGGAAAAAAGTGGAATACGTCGAAAAATTAGAAgatttgtttttaaaattaaatataaatccCACTGAAAATTTAAAGCATTTTCCTTATATTGTACAAAGAAATGAAGAAGTATTATTAGGGGAAGGAATACCAATATCACCATTTTCTGCAGATTTAGAAATATTATGTCAACGATTTGGAAAAAGTTATAATGGTTTTAAGCATATCCCTTCTATACTTGTAGATTTTTTAACTTATTTATGCAAACCAGAGACGATTACAACAaaagatttattttatttacaaaCAGATGcaaatacaatatataatataattggaGATATAGAATATGGAGAACCTACAACcgattttagtaatattcCTTCTTTGGTATGTTCATTTAGGTTGTTTCTAGATACACAAAAACATGGGTTATTAGGAAAAGATGCATTTACACGACTatatcatttaaaaacaGTATCAGCatcaaataaaacaataaaagaaaatattaaaaaattatataataaattaaaaccAGGAACTAGAGACtgtatattatgtatattacaATTCTTTCAGACTGtttcaaaatattcaaatgaaaataatatgacTATAGAAACATTAGGGAAAATATTCGCACCAACATTTTTTAAGCCaaaaaaaacacattttttatttgtggAATGTATACCTATGGCTAATAAGTGCATGCAATTGCTTATCGAAAATCCGGAATTCTTAATa gCTAAAGATACTAACGTCTCAGATAGCGATAGTGATAGTTCGGAGAGTACTGATCACGACACAAATTCACATGCAGATAAAAGTGAAAATTCAGAAACAAACGAATCAAGTGATGAAGATGAAGATGAGGAAAAAAGTAAGTCAATCGAATCAAATAAAACTCTAGGATCTGGATATTCTAATAGTGccgaaaatttaaataaaaaaaaaatgaacgaAATAGATGGCAAAACACAGCCAGAAGCAGAAGCAGAAGAATCTGAAGATGAAGATGAATCAGAAGAGTCTGAAGGTGGGTCAAAAGAATCAGAAGATGAATCAGAAGACGAATCAGAAGAATCGGAAGAAGAAGCAGAAAAAGGACAAGTAAAGGAACAGGAGTCAATTGCATCGGAAGGGAAAAAAGTTGTTTTCAAAAGGGAAAGTGAAACTATAGAATGA
- a CDS encoding transmembrane protein 147, putative, whose product MTLFHFVNCSISVFAPYYIISDGYKLSKNEGSTKLFFITFFYYFASQIVKLFALAFLSIGLIQSMTIFNIVFQEAWNFIDLIGLYYVLSHKQMHMFNIKSRILSTGLSWGFCESVATNFFPFLIGGKSVDFSLKHIYRSISANTFLISNLSKTYLLYLWIKNVQNKKKVNSVNSLLIYFTFILPLINKIILINEDMISSVIFIKLTVLFFITFIFFCSVKYIFNSQTEKVEIVKANSSHSYDNDVNVKNEDNENDMNKGLKKKYNRKKKSR is encoded by the exons ATCAAAAAATGAAGGATCCACAAAATTGTTCTTTATAACATTCTTCTATTACTTTGCCTCTCAAATTGTTAAG TTGTTTGCATTGGCTTTCCTTTCAATAGGACTTATACAGAGCATGACAATTTTCAAt ATCGTTTTTCAAGAGGCTTGGAATTTTATTGATTTAATAGGGCTCTATTATGTTTTATCACATAA GCAAATGCATATGTTCAACATAAAAAGTAGGATATTGTCTACTGGCCTTAGTTGGGGGTTTTGTGAATCAGTTGCCACAAacttttttccttttttaattg GAGGGAAATCAGTTGATTTTTCTTTGAAACATATTTATAGGTCTATATCAGCAAACACATTTTTG aTCTCTAATTTGAGTAAAActtatttgttatatttatggataaaaaatgtgcaaaataaaaaaaaagtcaaTTCAGTTAATTcgcttttaatatatttcacGTTCATCCTTCCCCTTATAAATAA aattattttaataaatgaagaCATGATTAGTAGCGTGATATTTATTAAGTTGACTGTCCTTTTTTTCATTAcctttattttcttttgttccgtaaaatatatttttaattcacaAACTGAGAAAGTAGAAATCGTCAAAGCCAACTCTTCACATTCTTATGATAACGATGTAAATGTTAAGAATGAAGATAACGAAAACGATATGAATAAAggattgaaaaaaaaatataatagaaaaaaaaaaagcagaTAA
- a CDS encoding roadblock/LC7 domain-containing protein, putative, translating into MASSSSEISESLNAWMSNNSSIVSYVLINSDGIPLKYNEDANYEHAVKQASLFLGLLTKTKKCVKELFPQESEFNNNLRIRTNKETEYILCNYGEYSLITQQNCKDMYNQKK; encoded by the exons ATGGCTAGTTCCTCAAGTGAAATAAGTGAGTCACTAAACGCCTGGATGAGCAATAACTCTTCAATTGTATCatatgtattaataaattCTGACG GTATCCCATTGAAGTACAACGAAGATGCCAATTATGAGCATGCAGTTAAGCAAGCGTCACTATTTTT agggttattaacaaaaacaaaaaagtgTGTTAAAGAATTGTTTCCTCAAGaa AGCGaatttaataataacttAAGAATCCGAACAAACAAGGAAACAGAATATATCCTATGCAATTATGGGGAATATTCCCTAATTACACAGCAAAATTGTAAAGACATGTACAatcagaaaaaataa